In the genome of Fusarium poae strain DAOMC 252244 chromosome 1, whole genome shotgun sequence, the window TGACGCTTGGCCGTATACGAATATGCCATAGACGAATTGGGAAGTTATTTGTGAAGCTATAGCACAGGAACATGGTCTGATGTGGTGGtgggtggatggatggatgcagGTGGAAGATGTAAGCTGATGCTCCTCGATTGCGTGCATCTTCAGATCTGCCATTGGTACCCTTCCAACCGAACCCTGAAGAAAATTTTCGTTGGCCGAAGTTGGCGAGCTTCAGGTGGTGGGAAACGCAGCATGCGTAGGTACTATGATGGTAAGTATTTGGGTCGATGATAGTGGCCGATGATATATATGCATAAGATAGGTGTTAACGATGCGCGCTTTCTCATGCTTGGTGATGTAAAAGATGAGATGCATATGTTTGGGGAAGCCTCTTTCGACAGCGATTGGACCCGACAAAGTTGATGATAGTGGATATATCGCAGAGTGTAAAAACCAACACGCAAATCAGAAGTCGAGATACGTTGTTGGAAGGAGTAACAAGGTGATGATATTGATGAGTGGCGAAAAAAGAGCCAACCAACAAAAACCCGAAGCCAGAAACCGAGCAGTACCTAACACTAACAGAGTTGACAGGGACCAGGACAAGGGAACCGCCCATGGATGTGACTGACCAGGGATCGACAAGGGCCCAAGAAGGGCCGAGAAGCCAGTAAAGACAAAGAGACAGCAGCTGTCACGTCCCCCAAGACAGTGTTGGAAGCGAACTGTGAGCGAGAGACCGTTAGTGGTTAAGGCTGCCGCGCAGGCTTGTGATCTGTCGATGATGGCTTTTCGTATGCGGCAAATGACGAGCGTTGAAAAAGACGTTGAGATATTAGATTGGAGCTTGTACGTAGGCGATAGATTAGAAGGTTACTGGCCAAGAGTCGTTTTGCTTTTTCGCTAATAATTGTTTGGGATAGAACTGTAGGGCTCGTTGTTGGATGTTGATGAATcaattaaaaaggaaaatgtTTATGGGATGATTGGTGAGAGCGTTACAACTTGGCTCAAGAAATGAAAGACAGTTTAACTTGCCTCTGGACAAATGGAATAGACTCCACTGCCTGCTTGCCCTGTGAAGTATGGCAGTCGCAGTGGAAAGAAACATTTTGTGGACAGATGAATGATAACCATCCGGGGGAAGGAGAGGGATAGGCCCACCAGATCGATGCCTGCCCGTCAATCCAATCCGAATCCCTGTGCAATTCAATTCCCACTCACGaaacaacaaaaagaaaacatcAGACGTTGATTTTTACCCGAGACATTGCTGATATCACCGTACCTTATACCACACCTATTTTTGACCGTTGTTACATACCATAATAGCATCGTCGTATTGAACTGAACTGTAGcgctcaactcaactctgTTGAGTCATGGAGAAGAATTGCCCGCATACGAGATCGGTACTTCTCTTATTGGTTGCCGACCAGTCAGTGGATTGGTTACACCACGCTCAGTTCACTTTGTTTCGGGTCAGCTCAATTTAATCTACAGCAGGTCTCAGCTCAGCCTCCACGACTTATCACAGCAGCCAGGTCCATCATTGCCGTATTACCAAATTTTGAAACGAAGCACGGTCGACTCCAAGTCCCGAGAGCACCTCTAGCCAACAACCGTCTGCGGTGTTGGGGAACTGTGGCGCGAGGCCTAACATGATTTTGACTCGAGAAATTCCTGTGCGTTTAATTACACTGATCATTAACGTGACTCGGCGTCGCTATGACTTTGTTGTCGGGACGTCACGTTTCGAAAAGCACACGGAACAAGATGGTCTAAAACACTTCCACATTGGTTCACAGACCGAAGGGCGGCTAAGCCGTGCTCTTCACATATAAATAACAAAGCTTGGCAGGAGTCCGTCTCTCTAAGCTCTCCTGTCATTTTGGTGCTAATGAAAAGATGGCGTCCTTCAGGTCTTCAACAGTGTAGTGTACCAACCAATTCAAGGTTGGGCCAGGAGCTAGACCAACATCCCATCCATTGATAAGAAATGCGAGTGTATGTAAACAATAATGACTGGTCTGCTCATAGGATTCATCATGTTGCATACATGGTGCTATGGCTTCCACCGACAGGTGTTGTTTGGTTGAGAAACCACCAATAATCAATTCTCGATGCACTTGTTTTGTCGAGGCATTTGTTGATAACTGACCGCTGTAGATCTACCACGACGCCCAGACTCACGGACCTTAGTCACCTGTGAGGGTGCGAGGGGCTAGAATAGCGTCATACCTGAtacttacctacctatttGTTTTCTTGGGCTGTGGAATTACCAGTCTTCTGGGCTACATACTACGTACTACTAAGATTGATTAATTACCGTCCCCTATTGTTAACAAACGCTCAAGTTTTGCTCCAAGAGTTCATCCGCAGCCCTGTGGATAAATTCAAGAGTCAGAGAGTCAGAAAGACCCGAGTAAGGTAAGTGGCAGGGGTGTGTCGGGACATCCAAGACATGCATCGACGACCCCTGAGTCTCCGCCTTTCACATTAGCACGTCCAGGCACGCCAGGTACGACAGGCATCCGCACCACAGCTTCTTGGAAGATGTGCTACTTCTACTCCACTCACTTGGAGACCCTCGTCTATGTTAAGCTTCGCCTGTATTGCGTACGTACCTGCGAAGGAGGGCACACATTAGGTTAGGTACTTCTTTGGCTCACTCTCCTCTGCCCAGACTCTGCACTTTGACGGCACCGATGCACGGCAGAGTGGGTCTTTACCAACTTCAACAATCCCTGTATCTCACTCATTCAGGTCCTCTTCCATTGCTGGACGCCGCCCGCTTGTCATCACCGCCCGCTCCCCCAATCGCACGTCGAGTCCTGGTGCTTAGCAGTCTCAGCGCCTGCAACTCTTTTGGTTTGGTCTCCATCAGGGCCCTATTGGCCCCTGCTCACTGCCCCTAGTCCTGGTTCGCCATGCCTCTATGTATGTATTGATCCAGGATGCTCCGAATAGATGGGCGAGATGCAGGTAGACAGGAAACCCTACCAGACTCCAACATGACAGGGGGGTATTTGAGAGAGGCAAAGCATACAACCCTGCTGCCTCCACCTTGACTTCAAGTGTCGTTCTCGATTCCCCGTTGTCAGTGCTCGAGGGCCCCGTATTGGTCCTGGTCAAGTACATACAGAGATCTCCCTCCATCTCCATTCATCCCATGAGCTTATATGTCCCGTCTGCCCTCCTCTCCATATGAGTGACTCTGAATTCGCAGGTTGTTTCATGAGTCTAAGTGCTGGTTGCACAGTGTTGCTGTGACACTTTTCTAACAAGTTTTATTGTATAATATTCTGATCATCATCGTacatctctctctctctattgTCATacctttctctctcttctcgaAACTATCTCGGCGCTGCCGTCTTGTCACACATTTTCGAACTTTCGTCAACGGAACGCCTATTATGCTTTAAACTGATTCAACGTCGATTATCACGCCTCTCCAACTGGTACCGGAGGAAAAAGCACAACTCTCGATTGTAGACGTCTTGGGCTTGGGTATCTTTGGCTGGACTATCGATAAATCGGATTGGCACGGCAAGCCTGCCTattcttcatcatggctaACACAACAATGGGTATTAACATGTGCCCTCCGCCATTCTATGATGCCGCTATATTCCCTAACGAGGGTGGATGTAAGTGAGCTGAATCTGGGATATAGGTCTTATTCCTAACAAATGCAGTTATCGATGGCCGGCTCTGCAAACAAATAGGCAGTACTGTGTGCTGCCTACCTTGTCCTATGACGGACTGGGTTTACCCCGAACGATTCGAGACATTAACTTCAGTCGCAAACTGGGTATCGCTCGCCAGCCAGATATGTTGCCTTTTCTTACTTCTATCATGGGCATGCCTCCCTGTTGAAAAAACCAACCGACATTACTTGAGCATATGCCTAACCATTGCCATTCTACTTATGAACGTAAGTGATACCAACGCTCACTTAGACGTTGACTACAGTAATTAACCCTTCAAAATATAGATGGGCTTCGTGGTACCCCTCGTGGCACAGCCAGAGCAATGCTACAATGAGATTACACCGCACAGCATGCACACCAGCAAAGTCTGTGGTGCCTCTGGTACCTTTATTCTTCTAGGAGGCTGGGCGGGTGttatgtgggtgttcctcagATCGGTATCTCTCCATCTTCAGATTTGCTGGCAAGTCCTCGTCGGCAAAAACTTCATGATCTTTGCTCAAGCAGCCGGCTGGGGAGTTCCTACACTGGGAATTGTTTTGGCCCTCGTCTTCAGTGGTGTCTCGTTCCGGTTTGGCAAGACATGCCACATCAACCACGAGAACAGTTTGGCTGACTTTTGGATTCCACTTCTCCTCTTTGCTGGACTAACAGTCATCATCACCTTTGCCACTTTTGGCTACTGTATCAAGGTCTATCTGGCATCCCTTTCTGACAATGGTGCATCCTCCGAGGGTTCCAGCCTGCCTACTTACACGCATAGCGTCAAGACAATGAGCCCACGTCAAGTTTACCGCCGAGTTCGCCGTGTCATCGCCCACCAATGGCGTGGAATCGCCATTGTATTGATCATTATCGCCGACGTCATCTTCTTTTCTGTAGTTTTCGTCTTCCAAGACAACGTTGTTCAGTCCGTTGCAGACGATCCTGACAAGGCAAATGACTGGGTTGGATGCCTTTATCTTACACAGGGCAAAAAGGAAGAGTGTTTCGACGAGGCATCTGGCCTAGTTATCAACGAGGCAACTGTAACAGCTGTGCTTCTTCTCTTGGCGGTATGTGTTCCATGAACGATGCGTTCATCAAAGTAGTTACTAACAGTATGATAGTTCAACGGTATGTGGCTAGTCCTCTTCCTGGGACGATTATCTATGATCCACGGTTGGATCGACTTGATCAAACGACCCTTCGTCCGAAGCAAGAAGGAGTTCGTGTCAGTCGATGCGCGTGTCGACGTCAAGAGCCAGCCACGCTCATACGAGATGCTTTCAAGAGATTCGAGCACTGCAGTAACACCCATCTATCCAGCGGCAAAGTCTCCAGAAGATGGACGAAGAACACCAGACTACTTCGGCAGCACAGCTCGTTATCATGCGCCTGCCAGATCCTTCTCAAGCCCTAGGCCACTGCCAAATCAGGACGCGAACTCGCCCCCACTACCGATCTACAACAAAGAGATGAACCCTCTCGGTATGAACCGAACATAACAAGGGTTGATTACAGAAGCGAAAGACCCCAAAAGTAAAACATCCTAAAAGGGATGACTAATTTATATTCcaacctttttttcttataatcAAAAGACATCCGGAACAATGGCAGAATCGAAGCCTTTCCGGAACATGTACCAACAATGCGCAATCGGCCAAGTCCTGGTATCGCGTGGTCAGTTATCACTCGCCGAGCGATTGAGACCAGCGGCCGAAAGCACAACCTCATCaagagatggaagacggcGACAACAGCCGCAACTGTATTTTCTTTGTTCGAACTTGAGATGTGAAAAAACCATCAGCACAACCGCAAGACGTTGGTGCTTGTACGATTCAACCTTGCAGTGCAGGGAcacgagagaagaaaaagagttggatgacgatgatctgAGGCTCCATGTGAACGACACTGTCTCGGACACTATATTAGCGGACTGCGGGAACAGACGAGGATTGACGGAGCTACGGATCTGAGATGATTCCGCACATGCCGGTAGATCTGGGATGGCGATGAGGATCGAGAGCAATTGTCAATGACTATGAATAATTGTCGACCTGGGTCATGCCCATGTGTTGCAACGTGCCGGAAGTTGCGGATTTAGGAAGCAAAGGAGCGATGGCAGAGGCCGAGGCCGAGAACGAATCATCGTG includes:
- a CDS encoding hypothetical protein (TransMembrane:7 (o62-81i93-115o135-155i176-198o218-241i287-309o353-373i)~BUSCO:27019at5125), with the protein product MANTTMGINMCPPPFYDAAIFPNEGGFIDGRLCKQIGSTVCCLPCPMTDWVYPERFETLTSVANWVSLASQICCLFLLLSWACLPVEKTNRHYLSICLTIAILLMNMGFVVPLVAQPEQCYNEITPHSMHTSKVCGASGTFILLGGWAGVMWVFLRSVSLHLQICWQVLVGKNFMIFAQAAGWGVPTLGIVLALVFSGVSFRFGKTCHINHENSLADFWIPLLLFAGLTVIITFATFGYCIKVYLASLSDNGASSEGSSLPTYTHSVKTMSPRQVYRRVRRVIAHQWRGIAIVLIIIADVIFFSVVFVFQDNVVQSVADDPDKANDWVGCLYLTQGKKEECFDEASGLVINEATVTAVLLLLAFNGMWLVLFLGRLSMIHGWIDLIKRPFVRSKKEFVSVDARVDVKSQPRSYEMLSRDSSTAVTPIYPAAKSPEDGRRTPDYFGSTARYHAPARSFSSPRPLPNQDANSPPLPIYNKEMNPLGMNRT